A window of the Brassica oleracea var. oleracea cultivar TO1000 chromosome C1, BOL, whole genome shotgun sequence genome harbors these coding sequences:
- the LOC106334410 gene encoding mitogen-activated protein kinase kinase kinase ANP1-like yields the protein MKRSMSYSSNTSSQLGQWDDDNYDSDHAHKKRKTESVTEDDADSSTKTSPLKDQLTLNSNNIPESDSWVVTRFLGKGSYGSVHLAVRTTKGEEESLPQEMVIKTSAFSQASQLENEKRFLNRLENNPYVVSYYGKKITLDKKSKKMLYNTVLEYCPGQCLAKKIKRHKGIGLPEEDAKRFALDILIGLRYTHAKNIIHCDIKPKNILLAEEVTGLRGPYGFLAKISGFGKAMEKGSSEYGDGWGHRRGTTRFMSPELIGDNILDYGADVWAFGCTVLEMLTGERVWSEHGELVWEDWITLIVVSDMVPYIPETLSKEAKDFLSKCLQKGSSQRWDVDSLMKHPFLTWNNEYTKEEEEEEEEEEEEEEIFDEDIEGGAIEIDEEYPKEEELEEEDL from the coding sequence ATGAAGAGATCTATGTCTTATTCCAGTAACACCAGCAGTCAATTAGGTCAATGGGATGATGACAACTACGACTCGGACCATGCTCACAAGAAGCGTAAAACAGAGAGCGTGACAGAGGACGACGCTGATTCGTCGACCAAGACGAGCCCTTTGAAGGATCAATTAACCCTAAATAGCAATAATATTCCAGAAAGCGATTCGTGGGTGGTGACTCGCTTTTTAGGAAAAGGCTCGTACGGATCTGTTCACTTAGCCGTGAGAACCACCAAGGGAGAAGAAGAGTCTCTTCCTCAAGAGATGGTAATCAAAACGTCCGCGTTCTCACAGGCTTCACAACTCGAGAACGAGAAGAGATTCTTAAACCGTCTCGAAAATAACCCATACGTTGTATCCTACTACGGCAAAAAGATCACACTCGACAAGAAGAGTAAGAAGATGTTATACAACACGGTTCTCGAGTACTGTCCCGGTCAATGCCTCGCTAAGAAAATCAAACGCCACAAAGGTATCGGGTTACCGGAAGAAGATGCGAAGAGATTCGCTCTCGACATCTTGATTGGTCTCAGGTATACCCATGCAAAGAATATCATCCACTGCGACATAAAACCAAAGAACATCTTACTCGCGGAAGAGGTTACAGGATTGAGAGGGCCTTATGGGTTTTTAGCGAAGATCTCTGGTTTTGGGAAAGCGATGGAGAAAGGGTCGAGTGAGTACGGTGATGGATGGGGTCATAGGAGAGGTACGACACGGTTTATGTCGCCAGAGCTTATAGGGGACAATATTTTGGACTATGGTGCGGATGTTTGGGCCTTTGGATGTACGGTTCTTGAGATGTTGACAGGAGAACGGGTTTGGAGTGAGCATGGAGAGCTTGTTTGGGAAGATTGGATAACTCTCATCGTTGTAAGCGATATGGTTCCATATATCCCTGAGACTTTGTCTAAAGAAGCTAAAGATTTTCTGTCAAAGTGTTTGCAGAAAGGCTCCTCCCAAAGGTGGGATGTTGATAGCTTGATGAAACATCCGTTTCTTACTTGGAATAACGAATACACCAAAGAGGAAGAAGAAGAAGAAGAAGAAGAAGAAGAAGAAGAAGAAATATTTGATGAGGACATCGAAGGAGGAGCAATTGAAATAGATGAAGAATACCCTAAAGAGGAGGAGTTGGAAGAAGAAGATCTGTGA